The following proteins are encoded in a genomic region of bacterium:
- a CDS encoding type II toxin-antitoxin system HicA family toxin — translation MKSKHQKTLEAIFEEPIRRDIKWDEVVSLIMALGGSVRHKRGSARRFDLKGISFNIHEPHPQNELKRYAVKGLRDFLITAGGIDYAI, via the coding sequence ATGAAAAGTAAGCATCAGAAGACACTTGAAGCTATCTTTGAAGAACCCATCCGGCGAGATATTAAATGGGATGAGGTAGTGTCTCTTATTATGGCCTTGGGAGGTTCGGTTAGACATAAAAGAGGTTCGGCCAGAAGGTTTGATCTAAAGGGTATATCGTTCAATATCCATGAACCACATCCGCAAAATGAATTGAAACGCTATGCCGTTAAAGGCTTACGGGATTTTTTAATAACAGCAGGAGGAATAGATTATGCAATATAA
- a CDS encoding type II toxin-antitoxin system HicB family antitoxin, protein MQYKGYTAEIEYDEEDGIFHGRVANIIDVIVFEGKSGEELKESFQAAVDEYLEDCQEIGKKPSSSHFVLSITPEDHQKISIAATKAGMNLNQWATQILLQHALST, encoded by the coding sequence ATGCAATATAAAGGATATACCGCTGAAATTGAATACGATGAAGAGGATGGAATATTCCATGGAAGAGTAGCCAATATTATAGATGTAATAGTGTTTGAAGGTAAATCTGGAGAGGAATTAAAAGAGTCTTTTCAGGCAGCCGTAGATGAATATTTAGAGGATTGCCAAGAGATAGGGAAAAAGCCTTCATCAAGTCATTTTGTTTTGAGTATTACTCCGGAAGATCATCAAAAAATATCAATAGCCGCCACCAAAGCGGGTATGAATCTTAATCAATGGGCCACTCAAATCCTCTTACAACATGCGTTATCCACATGA
- the lpxI gene encoding UDP-2,3-diacylglucosamine diphosphatase LpxI (LpxI, functionally equivalent to LpxH, replaces it in LPS biosynthesis in a minority of bacteria.), translated as MKKLGLIAGAGDIPLLLAREIKKKEREMVVIDLSGDNRFEGEGEIERVYHLALGRIDKIIQTLHREEVEEVIMIGKLDKGILFTQPDLDERAYSLLKRLPDRNDTSIMQAIVNELEGEEINVLDQTRYLSEWQPAKGVLTKKAPEPHQWQDIEYGSSLARKIAALDIGQTVVIKKQTILAVEAIEGTDAAIRRGGKLGGDGVVVVKVSRPYHDVRFDVPVVGIKTVRTMAEVKAAVLAIEAKMTLMVERDRILEEADNGGMVIVAV; from the coding sequence ATGAAAAAGCTGGGCCTTATTGCCGGGGCAGGGGATATCCCTTTACTTCTGGCCAGAGAGATCAAAAAGAAGGAAAGGGAGATGGTCGTCATAGATTTGAGCGGCGATAATCGCTTCGAGGGAGAGGGAGAAATAGAGCGGGTTTACCACCTGGCTTTGGGTAGGATAGATAAAATCATTCAGACCTTACATCGGGAAGAGGTGGAAGAAGTTATTATGATTGGCAAACTGGATAAAGGCATACTTTTTACTCAACCTGACCTGGATGAACGGGCTTATTCCTTGCTTAAAAGACTGCCGGACAGAAATGATACCTCTATTATGCAAGCCATAGTTAATGAATTAGAGGGAGAAGAGATAAATGTCTTAGATCAGACCAGGTATCTCTCGGAGTGGCAGCCGGCCAAAGGGGTTTTGACTAAGAAGGCGCCGGAACCGCACCAATGGCAGGATATTGAATATGGCTCTTCCCTGGCCCGGAAAATAGCCGCTCTGGATATTGGTCAGACTGTAGTGATCAAGAAACAAACTATTCTGGCGGTAGAGGCCATCGAGGGGACCGATGCCGCTATTAGACGGGGAGGAAAATTAGGTGGGGACGGGGTAGTGGTGGTTAAGGTAAGTCGTCCTTATCATGATGTTCGGTTTGATGTCCCGGTAGTAGGTATAAAGACAGTCCGCACTATGGCCGAAGTTAAGGCCGCGGTGCTGGCTATTGAGGCTAAAATGACCCTGATGGTTGAAAGAGACCGTATCCTGGAGGAAGCCGATAATGGGGGAATGGTCATCGTGGCGGTTTAG